A window of the Paraburkholderia sp. ZP32-5 genome harbors these coding sequences:
- the arsD gene encoding arsenite efflux transporter metallochaperone ArsD, with translation MSKLDVFEPAMCCATGVCGVDVDPTLVQFSADVRWLAEQGVEVARHGLGHDAAAFAGNPEVIRELHEGMDRLPIATVDGRIISVGAYPSRAQLIQKLGLRVSAADKPHIKAGACGCKPGEC, from the coding sequence GCTGCGCGACTGGCGTCTGCGGCGTCGACGTGGACCCGACCCTCGTTCAGTTCAGCGCTGACGTTCGATGGCTTGCTGAACAGGGTGTCGAAGTCGCTCGGCACGGCCTCGGACACGACGCGGCTGCTTTTGCGGGCAACCCGGAAGTGATCCGGGAGCTGCATGAGGGTATGGACCGTCTGCCCATCGCAACGGTGGATGGCCGGATTATCTCTGTCGGAGCGTATCCGTCACGTGCCCAGTTGATTCAGAAATTGGGCCTCAGGGTTTCCGCCGCCGACAAGCCGCACATCAAGGCCGGAGCCTGCGGTTGCAAGCCTGGCGAATGCTAA
- a CDS encoding ArsA-related P-loop ATPase gives MTLPAVTTRHLFFTGKGGVGKTSLACATALQLAEKGKTVLLVSTDPASNLVLSTNTTGNSCLGPLAGLEQNRQLLPGGLLPLVDDLEKAGHGLVMTMGKGGVGKTTVAAAIALELAQRGHAVLLSTTDPAAHVAWTLQESLPGLSVSRIDAEQEVNRYRDEVLAKAGAHLDAQGRAMLEEDLRSPCTEEIAVFRAFARTVDEARDSFVILDTAPTGHTILLMDSAEAYHREVMRTQGDMPEAVRQLLPRLRDPEFTRVLIVTLPEATPVHEAERLQADLRRAQIEPYAWVIDQSLLASGTQDPALAERGRYEVPFIERVMKQDAKRAVLLPWQATPPVGLHGLEELARGH, from the coding sequence ATGACACTCCCAGCCGTTACAACTCGCCATCTCTTTTTCACCGGCAAGGGTGGCGTCGGTAAGACGTCGCTCGCCTGCGCAACGGCGCTGCAGTTGGCCGAAAAGGGTAAGACTGTGCTGCTTGTCAGCACCGACCCGGCATCCAATCTCGTCCTGTCAACAAACACAACCGGCAATTCGTGCCTGGGGCCCTTGGCAGGCCTTGAGCAAAACAGGCAACTGTTGCCCGGCGGCCTCTTGCCGCTCGTTGACGACCTTGAGAAAGCGGGCCATGGCCTTGTCATGACAATGGGCAAGGGTGGCGTCGGCAAGACGACGGTTGCCGCGGCGATAGCACTTGAACTGGCTCAGCGCGGACACGCAGTCCTGCTTTCGACCACTGACCCAGCTGCACATGTGGCGTGGACTCTCCAGGAATCGCTGCCGGGTCTGAGCGTGAGTCGCATCGACGCGGAACAGGAAGTGAACCGCTATCGTGACGAAGTTCTTGCCAAGGCCGGTGCTCATCTCGACGCCCAAGGCAGGGCGATGCTGGAGGAGGACCTGCGGTCGCCGTGCACTGAGGAGATAGCGGTTTTTCGTGCGTTTGCGCGAACGGTGGATGAGGCCCGGGACTCGTTCGTGATACTGGACACGGCTCCAACCGGACACACCATTCTGCTGATGGACTCAGCGGAGGCCTACCATCGCGAAGTCATGCGCACACAGGGCGATATGCCAGAAGCGGTTCGCCAGCTTCTGCCACGCCTGCGCGACCCCGAGTTCACGCGCGTACTTATCGTGACGCTCCCTGAGGCGACACCGGTTCATGAAGCGGAGCGACTACAAGCCGACCTCCGGCGAGCCCAGATTGAACCGTATGCCTGGGTCATTGACCAAAGTCTGCTCGCAAGCGGCACCCAGGACCCGGCACTCGCCGAACGAGGGCGCTACGAGGTGCCATTTATCGAGCGCGT